The Campylobacter curvus genome includes the window GCGTCGGCAATAAATTCAAGCACGCCTCCACGCTCGAGCATCTCTATTATAACTTCTACATCCAAGGCATCTCGCGCGCCTTGTTGCAAGAGCTCGCGCGCCACCGCATCGCCAGCCTTAGCGTCAAATCTACGCGCTACACGCTAAAAGAGCTTAAAAAAGAGGCGAAATTCGAGCTAGGCGGCTTCGAGCGCGCTAGCGGCTACATCGTGCTAACTGGCAATGAACTGGTCGATAATGCAAGCATTAAAGCACTTGAAAACCTGCGCGAAATTTTAGCCACGACCACGACGAGCCTTGACATCGTCAAATACTGCCTGCCCGAGTGCTACAAAACCGAGCTCACGTGGAGCGCGAACGCACGCAGTCTGCAAAATTTCCTCTCTTTGCGCTCGTCAAAGTCCGCACTTTGGGAGATCCAAGAGCTCTCGCACAAGATCTACGAGACACTACCGCAGGAGCATAAATTTATCTTTAAAAAATGTATAGATATAAAATAAAGGAGTAAAAAATGTACAATATGAAAAAAAAGGAATTAAAATTTAATGATGAAGAAATAGCGGCATTATTCGGAAGTGAAGCTGCAGAGGATGAAAAGCCAGAAAGATTGATAGAATATTACTTTAAGGCAGATATATACGAAGAAATAAAAGCGAATTTACCACTTCGTATAGCTGTTGGACATAAAGGAATTGGAAAATCAGCTATTTTTCAAGTGATGCGACAAGAATTTGAAAAAGATAATATACTAACTATAATGCTAACACCAGATGATATTGAAGGTATAAACGAATCAAAAGATGATGGTCATAATAAATTAGTAAAAATATGGAAAGATGAGCTCACAAAAATCATCATAAATAAAGCCATTGATAAAATTAGTACTTTTGGGGAACCAATAAAAAATTTAAAATCTAGCATAATAGACACTTTGGTGGATTGTTTAAAAAATTTAAAAATTAATATTAGTCAAGAAAAAAATGCAATTACTCAACATTTTTTAAGTGATAAAAAAATAATTATTTTTATAGATGATTTAGATCGTGGTTGGGAAGGTAAAAGGGATGATATAAAAAGAATTTCAGCTATGCTAAATGCTATTAGAGATATTTCCAATACCAATAGATCTATAAATTTTAAAATAAGCCTTCGTACAGATGTTTATTATTTATATAGAACAAATGATGAGTCTACTGATAAAGTTGAGAGTAATGTAGTGTGGGTTACCTGGGATAATCATGGTATCTTGGCATTACTTGCTAAAAGAATTGTTACGTATTTTGGTGGTAATGTTGAAGAAAGAGAGTTATTAAAATTAGAACAAACTGAAATTTCCAATAATATACTTAGCTATGTATTTGAAGATAGATTTCACGGACACGGAAAGTGGTCCAATATACCAATATACAAATTACTTATGTCTTTAATAAGAAAACGACCGCGTGATCTTATTAAACTTTGTTGGCTATCTGCAAAAGAAGCGAAAAGAAATAACCACAATAAAATTGGGACAGAGGAATTAAACAAAATATTTGAACTATATTCACAAGGTAGACTTCAAGATACCATTAATGAATTTAAATCTGAATTACCTACTATTGAAAGATTGCTTCTAAATATGAAACCTACAAAATATGAAAAGAATTCGGGTGAAGCATATCAGTTTACAGATGCAAATTTAAATAAAAAAGTTAAAAATATAATTAACAATATGCCTAAATTTATTTTTGCTAATGGAAAAGAAGCAACAGAAAAAGATCTTTGCATATTTATGTATAAAATTAACTTTTTAACCGCTAGAAAAAAAGAATCTGATGGAAAAATAATAAGAAAGTATTTCGAAGAAAATAGGTTTTTGGCAAATACACATACAGATTTTGGCTTTGATTGGGAAATACATCCATCTTACAGATGGGCACTACAACCAGATAATATTTTGAATATATTTGATACCCTCG containing:
- the thyX gene encoding FAD-dependent thymidylate synthase is translated as MQVTLLNFTPLNICSHAIRTCWQSFERGDNGGEKDIELISRVGNKFKHASTLEHLYYNFYIQGISRALLQELARHRIASLSVKSTRYTLKELKKEAKFELGGFERASGYIVLTGNELVDNASIKALENLREILATTTTSLDIVKYCLPECYKTELTWSANARSLQNFLSLRSSKSALWEIQELSHKIYETLPQEHKFIFKKCIDIK
- a CDS encoding P-loop ATPase, Sll1717 family — translated: MYNMKKKELKFNDEEIAALFGSEAAEDEKPERLIEYYFKADIYEEIKANLPLRIAVGHKGIGKSAIFQVMRQEFEKDNILTIMLTPDDIEGINESKDDGHNKLVKIWKDELTKIIINKAIDKISTFGEPIKNLKSSIIDTLVDCLKNLKINISQEKNAITQHFLSDKKIIIFIDDLDRGWEGKRDDIKRISAMLNAIRDISNTNRSINFKISLRTDVYYLYRTNDESTDKVESNVVWVTWDNHGILALLAKRIVTYFGGNVEERELLKLEQTEISNNILSYVFEDRFHGHGKWSNIPIYKLLMSLIRKRPRDLIKLCWLSAKEAKRNNHNKIGTEELNKIFELYSQGRLQDTINEFKSELPTIERLLLNMKPTKYEKNSGEAYQFTDANLNKKVKNIINNMPKFIFANGKEATEKDLCIFMYKINFLTARKKESDGKIIRKYFEENRFLANTHTDFGFDWEIHPSYRWALQPDNILNIFDTLVEYDS